From Fundulus heteroclitus isolate FHET01 chromosome 5, MU-UCD_Fhet_4.1, whole genome shotgun sequence, a single genomic window includes:
- the LOC105924967 gene encoding GTPase IMAP family member 4 produces the protein IFQHILSGAAEDLRIVLLGKTGSGKSSTGNTILGRKAFNEEMSPSSVTKKCKKEITHLDDRTVTVIDTPGMFDTSIAEKELRSEIEKCIELSLPGPHIFLLVVDLSARFTKEEKNAVEWITENFGEKVSKYTIVVFTRGDQLNGTIESYLCKSEALKKLTIDCKAGYAVFDNTTRGNCTQVADLLEAIDRTVELNGGYYTSDIYKEVQRKLWWRQVGQYAESAGVRLMWAAAGAAAAPAAGAALLGEEVAALSMPQMLALGGAAVMRGIGWLTRPKPNSSQSNSEN, from the coding sequence ATTTTTCAACACATTTTGTCTGGTGCAGCCGAAGACCTGAGAATTGTTCTCCTGGGCAAAACTGGATCCGGTAAAAGTTCAACAGGCAACACCATCCTGGGAAGGAAAGCTTTTAATGAAGAAATGTCTCCTTCCTCTGTCACtaagaaatgcaaaaaagaaattacCCACCTGGACGACCGAACAGTGACTGTCATTGACACTCCTGGGATGTTTGACACATCCATTGCTGAGAAAGAGCTGAGAAGTGAAATAGAGAAATGTATTGAACTGTCTCTCCCTGGACCACATATATTCCTGCTAGTTGTCGATCTCTCTGCACGCTTTACTAAGGAGGAAAAGAATGCCGTCGAGTGGATCACAGAAAACTTTGGTGAGAAAGTCTCAAAGTACACAATTGTTGTTTTCACCAGAGGTGATCAGCTCAACGGCACCATCGAGAGCTACTTGTGCAAAAGTGAAGCTCTGAAGAAGCTTACCATTGACTGTAAAGCTGGGTATGCTGTGTTTGACAATACAACCAGAGGAAATTGCACTCAGGTGGCTGATCTGCTTGAAGCCATAGACAGGACAGTAGAGTTAAATGGAGGTTATTATACCAGCGATATTTATAAAGAGGTCCAGAGAAAACTATGGTGGCGCCAGGTCGGACAATATGCGGAATCTGCTGGAGTTCGTTTAATGTGGGCAGCAGCAGGTGCAGCAGCTGCACCTGCTGCAGGTGCTGCTTTGCTGGGAGAGGAAGTCGCAGCTTTATCTATGCCACAAATGTTGGCACTTGGGGGTGCAGCAGTTATGCGAGGTATTGGATGGTTGACCCGTCCTAAACCAAACAGTAGCCAGAGTAATTCAGAAAATTGA